A part of Paenibacillus donghaensis genomic DNA contains:
- a CDS encoding glycoside hydrolase family 2 protein, translating into MNSYTHRVEKLINDNWKFSYGDNITGKESDFDDSAWYDIGIPHSFGTPYFMENEFYVGYGCYRKQLHIEPEWKGKKILLEFQAAFQDAEIYLNGQLVGSHKGGYTAFIIDISAIAKEGNNLLFVRLNNLWNPRLAPRAGEHVFNGGLYRDVSLIVTEPLHIEWNGTYVTTPEVTTDQALVSLETEIVNANSQSVTFRLVSSVEYSGEQVFETVQSEVLGAGQCLTVKQTGFVDQPKLWHPDSPYLYTLISRLYEEDVLKDEVVTSFGMRWFYFDATEGFFINGSHYDILGANVHQDHAGWGDAVTRAGMHRDVKLIKDCGMNFIRGSHYPHHPYFATECDRQGVLFWSELCFWGVGGPNIEGYWTASAYPVHEEDKEEFEESCLETLREMIRTNRNHPSIITWSMSNEPFFSEDAVMEEARELTIRLVEESRRLDPTRPAAVGGAQRQGFDALGDLAGYNGDGASLYIDPGFPSFVSEYGSTIDQRPGEYTPSYTDGVESNPKWRSGKALWCGFHHGSFIFDMGYMGMIDYHRLPLQSWYWYRNELLGIAPPPKKKEGLPYALKLTSDKKVIRTDGTDDAYIIVELLNEQEERICNTLEITLEIIEGGAVFPTGRTLKLSPENGSFLDGAGAIELRSYYAGNIQIEARAEGVQSAIIEVMADGETEWLGQKINIQVGPPEVERIPGGGEGSNIAKSRPVFCSSFDPENPAMNVTDGCEGTYWRSKQSAPGEWIMVDLEGRKNTEKALVVFEELSQEDIEISFSYDGKYFKKLFTSNLRSDTSVELELSGGLRYLKVLFPQGPIAVKKIEIYD; encoded by the coding sequence TTGAACTCATATACACATCGCGTTGAAAAATTGATTAATGACAACTGGAAATTCTCTTATGGAGACAATATTACTGGCAAGGAATCGGATTTTGATGATTCTGCTTGGTATGATATCGGCATTCCGCATTCGTTCGGAACACCATATTTTATGGAGAATGAATTTTATGTAGGCTATGGCTGTTACCGTAAGCAGTTGCACATAGAACCTGAGTGGAAGGGTAAGAAGATCTTGCTGGAATTTCAGGCTGCATTTCAGGATGCCGAGATATACCTGAATGGTCAACTAGTCGGAAGCCATAAAGGTGGATATACGGCATTTATCATTGATATATCTGCGATCGCTAAGGAAGGCAATAACCTGCTGTTTGTAAGATTAAATAATCTCTGGAATCCTAGACTAGCACCTCGGGCTGGAGAACATGTGTTTAACGGAGGACTGTATCGAGATGTTAGTCTAATAGTTACAGAACCTTTGCATATTGAGTGGAACGGGACTTATGTGACTACACCGGAGGTTACGACAGATCAAGCTTTGGTCAGCCTCGAAACCGAAATTGTCAATGCTAATTCGCAATCGGTAACTTTCCGGCTAGTATCAAGTGTGGAGTATTCTGGAGAACAGGTGTTTGAAACAGTACAATCAGAGGTGTTGGGCGCGGGGCAGTGTTTGACTGTCAAACAGACAGGCTTTGTGGATCAACCGAAGCTTTGGCATCCAGATTCCCCCTATCTATATACGCTTATCAGTCGCTTGTATGAAGAAGACGTACTTAAAGACGAAGTTGTTACATCATTTGGTATGCGGTGGTTCTATTTTGATGCCACCGAAGGTTTCTTTATTAATGGTAGCCACTATGATATCTTAGGCGCTAATGTACATCAGGATCATGCAGGTTGGGGGGATGCCGTCACTCGGGCGGGGATGCATCGAGATGTGAAGCTGATTAAAGATTGTGGTATGAACTTTATTCGAGGCTCACATTATCCGCATCATCCTTATTTTGCAACAGAATGCGACAGGCAGGGGGTTCTGTTCTGGTCGGAACTTTGCTTCTGGGGTGTAGGGGGGCCCAATATTGAAGGCTATTGGACCGCAAGCGCCTACCCGGTCCATGAGGAAGACAAGGAGGAATTTGAAGAGAGCTGTTTAGAGACGCTGCGTGAAATGATACGAACGAACCGGAATCATCCCAGTATTATTACATGGAGCATGAGCAATGAGCCCTTTTTCAGTGAAGACGCTGTTATGGAAGAGGCGCGGGAGCTTACCATTAGGCTAGTAGAGGAGAGTCGTCGACTTGATCCCACCCGCCCTGCTGCAGTCGGTGGAGCTCAGCGGCAAGGCTTCGACGCATTAGGCGATCTTGCCGGATATAACGGTGACGGTGCATCTCTGTATATTGATCCAGGCTTTCCAAGCTTTGTATCCGAATATGGCAGTACCATTGATCAACGACCAGGTGAATATACCCCGAGTTATACAGATGGGGTTGAAAGTAATCCTAAATGGAGGTCTGGTAAAGCCCTATGGTGTGGGTTTCATCATGGAAGTTTTATTTTTGATATGGGCTACATGGGCATGATTGATTATCATAGACTTCCACTTCAATCATGGTATTGGTACCGTAACGAACTGCTGGGAATAGCTCCACCGCCGAAAAAAAAGGAAGGGTTGCCTTACGCTCTAAAGCTTACTTCAGATAAGAAGGTCATTCGCACTGATGGAACTGATGATGCTTATATAATCGTTGAATTGCTGAATGAACAAGAGGAGAGAATCTGCAACACGCTTGAAATTACACTGGAAATCATTGAGGGAGGAGCGGTCTTTCCTACGGGAAGAACACTTAAGCTCAGTCCAGAAAACGGTAGCTTCTTAGATGGTGCAGGGGCAATTGAATTGCGCTCATACTATGCTGGGAATATTCAGATAGAAGCTAGAGCCGAGGGGGTCCAGTCTGCGATAATCGAGGTAATGGCTGATGGAGAAACGGAATGGTTAGGACAGAAAATTAATATCCAAGTGGGTCCGCCAGAAGTTGAAAGAATACCTGGGGGTGGCGAAGGTTCTAATATTGCTAAAAGTCGGCCAGTATTTTGCAGCAGCTTTGATCCCGAAAATCCAGCTATGAACGTTACGGACGGTTGTGAAGGAACCTACTGGAGATCTAAGCAATCAGCTCCTGGTGAATGGATTATGGTAGATTTGGAAGGACGGAAGAATACGGAGAAAGCCCTAGTCGTCTTTGAGGAACTCTCTCAAGAGGATATTGAGATTTCTTTTTCATATGATGGTAAGTATTTTAAGAAGTTATTCACTAGCAATCTAAGAAGCGATACATCTGTTGAACTTGAGCTATCAGGCGGATTACGGTATCTGAAAGTTCTATTTCCTCAAGGGCCAATTGCAGTGAAAAAAATCGAGATCTATGATTGA